The Phycisphaeraceae bacterium genome has a window encoding:
- the ispG gene encoding flavodoxin-dependent (E)-4-hydroxy-3-methylbut-2-enyl-diphosphate synthase: MNPRRKTRQVSIGNERTGIVRIGGDAPVSVQTMTTGYTHAIDSCVAEINRLAAAGADVVRVAVPERKDTEALPEILRQTRVPIVADVHFHYKRALEAVEAGIHKIRLNPGNISDREQVNAVIDACKQAGIPIRVGVNEGSIIERKDKQKRAVELGKYFAGHRSGHLLALMIAKLEEYLDIFDARDFHDVVISAKSMDASLAIDIYTEISRRFDYPLHLGVTHAGPKETGTIRSVIALGTLLANGIGDTLRISYASDPIYEVEDGLEILYCLGLRPRKGVELIACPTCGRIQVDLFTLVQEVRKKLVTEIELPIKVAVMGCVVNGPGEAEGADVAVFAGDRRGIIYVQGERVANVPEEEILDRLLHECRVFQDRVKRGEARLGEKKVEIVPPDPIGELGSGAEKIRAGLVESVTIGGR; encoded by the coding sequence ATGAATCCACGCAGGAAGACCCGTCAGGTTTCCATCGGCAACGAGCGCACCGGCATCGTCCGCATCGGCGGTGATGCGCCCGTCTCCGTGCAGACCATGACCACCGGCTACACGCACGCCATCGACTCGTGCGTGGCTGAGATCAACCGTCTGGCGGCCGCGGGAGCGGACGTGGTGCGCGTGGCCGTGCCGGAGCGGAAGGACACCGAGGCCTTGCCTGAGATTCTCAGGCAAACGCGGGTTCCCATCGTGGCGGACGTTCATTTTCACTACAAGCGGGCGCTCGAGGCGGTGGAGGCGGGCATCCACAAGATCCGGCTGAACCCCGGCAACATCAGCGACCGCGAACAGGTGAACGCGGTCATCGATGCGTGCAAGCAGGCGGGCATCCCCATCCGCGTGGGCGTGAATGAGGGCTCGATCATCGAGCGCAAGGACAAGCAGAAGCGGGCCGTGGAGCTGGGCAAGTACTTCGCCGGCCACCGGAGCGGGCACCTGCTGGCCCTGATGATCGCCAAGCTGGAGGAATACCTGGACATCTTCGACGCCCGCGATTTCCACGACGTGGTGATCAGCGCCAAGTCGATGGACGCCTCGCTCGCCATCGACATCTACACGGAAATCTCCAGGCGATTCGATTATCCGCTGCACCTGGGCGTGACGCACGCGGGGCCGAAGGAGACCGGCACGATCCGCAGTGTGATTGCGCTGGGCACGCTGCTGGCCAACGGCATCGGTGACACGCTGCGCATCTCCTACGCCAGCGACCCGATCTACGAGGTGGAGGATGGACTGGAGATTCTCTACTGCCTGGGACTGAGGCCTCGCAAGGGCGTGGAACTGATCGCCTGCCCGACCTGCGGACGCATTCAGGTTGATCTCTTCACGCTGGTGCAGGAGGTGCGCAAGAAACTCGTGACGGAGATCGAGCTGCCGATCAAGGTGGCGGTGATGGGCTGCGTGGTCAACGGTCCGGGCGAGGCGGAGGGGGCGGATGTCGCGGTGTTCGCGGGTGACCGGCGGGGCATCATCTACGTGCAGGGCGAGCGCGTGGCCAACGTGCCGGAGGAGGAAATCCTCGATCGCCTGCTGCACGAATGCCGCGTGTTCCAGGATCGCGTGAAGCGGGGCGAGGCGCGCCTGGGGGAGAAGAAGGTGGAGATCGTGCCGCCTGATCCGATCGGAGAACTGGGCAGCGGCGCGGAGAAGATCCGCGCCGGCCTGGTGGAGTCGGTAACCATCGGCGGACGATAG
- a CDS encoding site-2 protease family protein, translating into MLSTVINLGLIILGFGILIFVHELGHFLAARWAGIRTEAFAVGMGPVALAYRKGVGFRLGSTARDVDRLVRGWLTARNEAVNMGDEDARREQVYRAMDDLGLGSTEYSLRVLPIGGFVKMLGQEDANPDATSTLRGSYQNTPIGKRMVVVSAGVVMNLILAVLLFVVAFMAGVRMPAPVVGYVSPDMPAAQAMALNAVDHGITEPGLKPGDRVVRIDGEPVQTFMDVAVAAAMSRGDRPLEVIVSREIEGQPRSLHFEIIPKKQGGEGLLAFGVGPASSTQLWVKDENGVLARALRETGLADQGLEPGMMLVEADGRKVTTFNALVELARSHADDRLPTRWVRVDERGEPVGQPIEVRLPLEPRFDEFAWKLGNARIVGEYGLLGLTPLVQVQEVTPTSPNREVLRTGDVILRLGGMTGPRMRHIMAAAEKARGVGTLDALVLRDGEMTPLTLTVSREGKIGIAMTEALDVPRVAEPIERFALPARPGEIIQEIDSPVAGLEIYGGSQLASVNGRAIADWSDFRAALLDATRGSLSTGEATRVELSFDLLLAGEPRRTVTVEVTAEHARRLHALGWRPVLGEGAFEPIEETLHADGNPITAVKMGFHRTHMFMLHTYVTIDRLFRGTVGVDQLRGPVGIVHLGATVADRGLMYLVFFLAMISVNLAVINFLPLPIVDGGLFLFLVYEKLKGRPPSIAFQNAATIVGLMIIGTLLVVTLYNDVARLVFG; encoded by the coding sequence ATGCTCAGCACCGTCATCAACCTCGGGCTCATCATCCTCGGCTTCGGCATCCTGATCTTCGTCCACGAACTGGGCCACTTTCTGGCGGCCCGGTGGGCGGGCATCCGTACCGAGGCCTTCGCCGTCGGCATGGGTCCGGTGGCGCTGGCGTACCGCAAGGGCGTGGGATTCCGGCTCGGCTCCACGGCGCGGGACGTGGATCGCCTGGTGCGCGGCTGGCTGACGGCGCGGAATGAAGCCGTCAACATGGGCGACGAGGATGCGCGGCGCGAGCAGGTCTACCGCGCCATGGACGATCTGGGTCTCGGCTCCACTGAATACTCGCTGCGCGTGCTGCCCATCGGCGGCTTCGTCAAGATGCTGGGGCAGGAGGACGCCAACCCCGACGCGACAAGCACCCTGCGGGGAAGCTATCAGAACACGCCCATCGGCAAGCGCATGGTGGTGGTGTCGGCGGGCGTGGTGATGAATCTCATCCTCGCGGTGCTGCTGTTCGTGGTGGCGTTCATGGCGGGCGTGCGCATGCCCGCCCCGGTGGTGGGGTATGTCTCGCCCGACATGCCCGCGGCGCAGGCCATGGCCCTCAACGCGGTGGACCACGGGATCACCGAGCCGGGACTGAAGCCCGGCGATCGCGTGGTGCGCATCGACGGCGAACCCGTGCAGACCTTCATGGACGTGGCGGTGGCGGCGGCGATGTCGCGCGGCGACCGACCCCTTGAAGTCATCGTCTCGCGCGAGATCGAAGGCCAGCCCCGCTCGCTGCACTTCGAGATCATTCCGAAGAAGCAGGGGGGCGAGGGACTGCTCGCCTTCGGCGTGGGACCGGCGTCGTCCACGCAATTGTGGGTGAAGGACGAGAACGGCGTACTCGCCAGAGCGCTCCGGGAAACCGGTCTGGCCGACCAGGGGCTTGAGCCCGGCATGATGCTGGTCGAGGCGGACGGCAGGAAAGTCACCACGTTCAACGCCCTGGTGGAGCTGGCCCGGTCGCACGCCGACGACCGACTTCCCACGCGATGGGTTCGCGTGGACGAGCGGGGCGAGCCGGTCGGCCAGCCAATCGAGGTGCGGCTTCCGCTTGAGCCGCGCTTCGACGAGTTCGCCTGGAAACTCGGCAACGCGCGCATCGTGGGCGAGTATGGTCTGCTCGGGCTGACGCCGCTCGTTCAGGTGCAGGAAGTCACGCCCACGAGTCCGAACCGCGAAGTGCTCCGCACCGGCGATGTGATCCTGCGGCTGGGCGGCATGACCGGACCTCGCATGAGGCACATCATGGCCGCGGCGGAGAAGGCCAGGGGCGTCGGCACGCTCGACGCGCTGGTGCTGCGCGACGGCGAGATGACGCCCCTCACGCTCACCGTCTCGCGCGAGGGCAAGATCGGCATCGCCATGACCGAGGCGCTGGACGTGCCCCGCGTCGCCGAGCCGATCGAGCGCTTCGCCCTGCCCGCCAGGCCCGGCGAAATCATCCAGGAGATCGACAGTCCCGTGGCCGGACTGGAGATTTACGGCGGATCGCAGTTGGCGTCGGTCAACGGGCGGGCCATCGCCGACTGGAGCGACTTCCGCGCCGCATTACTCGATGCGACGCGCGGGTCTCTTTCCACAGGCGAGGCGACGCGCGTGGAACTGTCCTTCGACCTGCTGCTGGCGGGCGAACCCCGACGGACGGTGACGGTGGAAGTGACGGCCGAGCACGCCCGCCGCCTTCATGCGCTGGGCTGGCGACCCGTGCTGGGCGAGGGCGCGTTCGAGCCCATCGAGGAGACGCTTCACGCCGACGGCAACCCGATCACCGCGGTCAAGATGGGCTTTCACCGCACCCACATGTTCATGCTGCATACCTACGTCACGATCGATCGACTTTTCCGGGGCACCGTGGGCGTCGATCAGCTGCGCGGGCCGGTGGGAATCGTTCATCTCGGCGCCACGGTGGCGGATCGCGGACTGATGTACCTGGTGTTTTTCCTGGCCATGATCAGCGTCAACCTGGCGGTCATCAACTTCCTGCCCCTGCCCATCGTGGACGGTGGGTTGTTCCTGTTCCTCGTGTACGAGAAACTGAAGGGGCGGCCGCCCTCGATCGCGTTCCAGAACGCGGCGACCATCGTGGGGTTGATGATCATCGGCACGCTGCTGGTGGTGACGCTGTACAACGACGTGGCGCGGCTGGTGTTCGGATGA
- a CDS encoding diguanylate cyclase: MERERNSLLIVDSDARRAERMRLALEGGGASAANGERAAGASWRCRVVRSLAELATENLGGHVMALCDMSLKDGTGIDALAYIRGAQPGLPVVLLCEEVNASLAMEATLAGAIDCLSRHDRLPQRLPAVLARCLALHEVVAERERMQKRLSQSVAQLADEVTQLQNMISNLEAAAVTDELTGVHNRRQLNMAIDQCWLRGERKGEAMAFLMIDVDRFKHLNDELGHQAGDALLRLLGRVLRDNTRQTDVVARYGGDEFCVVMPHIGVEETLGIARRIADAFEQAAAGYPTSFGRVGLSIGVAHTLISRPSHAAQLVAQADEAMYHAKRQGVRVMARGENGLLAVENGPRGDATG, from the coding sequence ATGGAACGCGAACGGAACTCGCTGTTGATCGTTGATTCGGATGCGCGACGTGCGGAGCGCATGCGGCTTGCCCTGGAAGGCGGCGGCGCGTCAGCCGCCAACGGGGAGAGAGCGGCCGGCGCATCATGGCGATGCCGCGTGGTCAGGTCACTGGCTGAACTGGCGACGGAGAATCTCGGCGGCCACGTGATGGCGCTGTGCGACATGTCGCTGAAGGATGGCACGGGCATCGATGCGCTGGCGTACATCCGCGGCGCCCAGCCGGGGCTGCCCGTGGTGCTGCTGTGCGAGGAAGTCAACGCATCGCTGGCGATGGAGGCGACGCTCGCGGGGGCGATCGACTGCCTGTCCCGGCACGACCGGCTGCCGCAGCGCCTGCCCGCGGTGCTGGCTCGCTGCCTGGCTCTGCACGAAGTGGTGGCGGAGCGCGAGCGCATGCAGAAGCGGCTCAGCCAGTCCGTGGCCCAACTGGCCGACGAGGTGACGCAGCTTCAGAACATGATCTCCAACCTGGAGGCGGCGGCGGTCACCGATGAACTCACCGGCGTCCACAACCGGCGCCAGCTCAACATGGCCATCGACCAGTGCTGGCTGCGCGGCGAGCGCAAGGGCGAGGCCATGGCCTTCCTGATGATCGACGTGGATCGCTTCAAACACTTGAACGACGAGCTGGGGCACCAGGCCGGCGACGCCCTGCTGCGCCTGCTCGGTCGCGTACTGCGCGACAACACCCGGCAGACCGACGTGGTGGCCCGCTACGGCGGGGATGAGTTCTGCGTGGTCATGCCCCACATCGGCGTCGAGGAGACGCTGGGCATCGCACGCCGCATCGCGGACGCCTTCGAGCAGGCGGCGGCGGGCTATCCGACGTCGTTCGGACGCGTGGGGTTGTCGATCGGCGTGGCGCACACGCTCATCAGCCGGCCTTCCCACGCCGCCCAGCTGGTGGCGCAGGCCGATGAGGCCATGTACCACGCCAAGCGGCAGGGCGTGCGCGTGATGGCGCGCGGCGAGAACGGGCTGCTGGCGGTGGAGAACGGGCCGCGGGGCGATGCAACGGGCTGA
- a CDS encoding SDR family oxidoreductase encodes MSDSTSLRDQVAIVTGASSGIGEATALALADRGVKVVLCARREGRLKALRERIEAAGGTAMDFYCDVRNRGRVQAVVDAAMMAWGRVDILINNAGVMPVSPIAARRFDDWDRMIDINVKGALYAIGSVLPVMQRQHRGHIVNVSSVAGRHVFPGNAVYCATKHALHVISEGLRAELAQATPPEHGIRVTIIAPGVVLTELPESTTDETLRDTIRSWYTGMPGALTSEDIARAILFALEAPSHVNINEILVRPAAQQR; translated from the coding sequence ATGTCCGATTCAACCTCGTTGCGGGATCAGGTCGCCATCGTCACCGGCGCCAGCAGCGGCATCGGTGAGGCCACAGCCCTGGCGCTGGCGGATCGCGGGGTGAAGGTCGTTCTCTGCGCCCGGCGCGAGGGACGGCTGAAAGCCCTGCGCGAGCGCATCGAGGCCGCTGGCGGGACCGCGATGGACTTCTACTGCGATGTGCGCAACCGGGGCCGCGTGCAGGCGGTGGTAGACGCCGCCATGATGGCGTGGGGCCGGGTGGACATCCTCATCAACAACGCGGGGGTGATGCCGGTGTCGCCCATCGCCGCGCGCCGGTTCGACGACTGGGACCGGATGATCGACATCAACGTCAAGGGTGCGCTGTACGCCATCGGGTCCGTGCTGCCGGTGATGCAGCGTCAGCATCGCGGACACATCGTCAACGTGAGCTCCGTGGCGGGGCGCCACGTCTTTCCCGGCAACGCGGTCTACTGCGCCACCAAGCACGCGCTGCACGTCATCTCCGAGGGGTTGCGGGCGGAACTCGCGCAAGCGACGCCGCCCGAGCACGGCATCCGCGTGACCATCATCGCCCCGGGCGTGGTGCTCACGGAGCTGCCGGAGTCGACCACGGATGAGACGCTGCGCGACACGATCCGCTCGTGGTATACCGGCATGCCCGGCGCGCTGACGAGCGAGGACATCGCGCGGGCGATCCTCTTCGCCCTGGAGGCGCCGAGCCACGTGAACATCAACGAAATCCTGGTCAGACCGGCGGCGCAGCAGCGGTAG
- the lysS gene encoding lysine--tRNA ligase: MSTPAGQPSESSAPATDASVLEHARRDKLRRWREEFGLNPYGSRVEGLMPLAQARALFDQQAHDEHVVSQQAAKGQPESTVIDRRPRALVAGRCIQHRAMGKLVFIVLRDHTGDLQISISRAAVDATSFKVAEKLDYGDIVVAGGPIGATQKGEICVWADRFEVHCKSLAPPPEKFHGLADPELRYRQRYVDMYATPETMRVFQRRSRLVSQVRRFMEQRGFLEVETPMMQPIAGGAAARPFITHHNALDIDLFLRVAPELYLKRLLVGGLPRVYEINRNFRNEGIDRTHNPEFTMMEVYEAFGDCWTMLELTESLCHELAHTVAAEPGGGAASADRPTLPFGEVTVDWSRPFVRRAYGEIFESALGFSMFDREQVKRRAREARVENVDKLDHWLLVSELFDRFAEPTIDPARPTFVTDFPAAISPLTRPHMDNPELAYRWELFVAGAEIANSYTELNDPDIQLQKFTEQLAGADEEARTFRTLDHDFIHALKVGMPPAGGMGLGIDRVIMLMTNCTSIRDVILFPLLRPEG, encoded by the coding sequence ATGAGCACGCCTGCCGGTCAGCCCTCTGAATCGTCCGCGCCCGCCACGGACGCCAGCGTCCTGGAGCACGCGCGGCGTGACAAACTTCGTCGCTGGCGCGAGGAGTTCGGGCTCAACCCCTATGGCTCGCGCGTGGAAGGGCTGATGCCGCTCGCCCAGGCCCGTGCGCTCTTCGATCAGCAAGCGCACGATGAACACGTCGTCTCGCAGCAGGCGGCCAAGGGTCAGCCGGAATCGACCGTCATCGATCGTCGTCCTCGCGCGCTGGTCGCGGGCCGCTGCATCCAGCACCGCGCCATGGGCAAGCTGGTATTCATCGTGCTGCGCGACCACACTGGCGACCTGCAGATCAGCATCTCCAGGGCGGCGGTGGACGCTACATCCTTCAAGGTGGCGGAGAAACTCGACTACGGCGACATCGTGGTCGCGGGCGGTCCGATCGGCGCCACCCAGAAGGGCGAAATCTGCGTGTGGGCGGACCGGTTCGAGGTCCACTGCAAGTCGCTCGCTCCGCCGCCCGAGAAGTTCCACGGGCTGGCGGACCCTGAACTGCGCTACCGTCAGCGCTACGTGGACATGTACGCCACGCCCGAGACCATGCGGGTCTTCCAGCGGCGGTCGCGGCTGGTGTCGCAGGTGCGCCGCTTCATGGAGCAGCGCGGCTTCCTCGAAGTCGAAACGCCGATGATGCAGCCCATCGCGGGCGGGGCGGCGGCGAGGCCGTTCATCACCCACCACAACGCGCTGGACATCGACCTGTTCCTGCGCGTCGCGCCGGAGCTGTATCTCAAGCGGCTCCTCGTGGGCGGCCTGCCGCGCGTCTACGAGATCAACCGCAACTTCCGCAACGAAGGCATCGACCGCACGCACAACCCCGAGTTCACCATGATGGAGGTGTACGAGGCGTTCGGCGACTGCTGGACGATGTTGGAGCTGACGGAGTCGCTCTGTCATGAACTGGCCCACACCGTGGCGGCGGAGCCGGGCGGCGGCGCGGCATCCGCCGATCGACCGACGCTCCCCTTCGGCGAGGTCACCGTGGACTGGTCACGCCCATTCGTCCGCCGCGCGTATGGCGAGATCTTCGAGTCCGCCCTCGGCTTCTCGATGTTCGATCGCGAGCAGGTGAAGCGGCGGGCCCGCGAAGCCCGCGTTGAGAACGTGGACAAACTCGACCACTGGCTGCTCGTGAGCGAGCTGTTCGACCGCTTCGCCGAGCCGACGATCGACCCCGCCAGGCCCACCTTCGTCACCGACTTCCCCGCGGCCATCTCGCCGCTCACGCGCCCTCACATGGACAATCCGGAACTGGCGTATCGCTGGGAGCTGTTCGTCGCCGGCGCGGAGATCGCCAACTCGTACACCGAGCTCAACGACCCGGATATCCAGTTGCAGAAGTTCACCGAACAGCTGGCGGGGGCGGATGAGGAAGCCCGGACCTTCCGCACGCTCGACCACGACTTCATCCACGCCCTCAAGGTCGGCATGCCGCCCGCCGGTGGCATGGGACTGGGCATCGACCGCGTCATCATGTTGATGACCAACTGCACCAGCATCCGCGACGTGATTCTGTTCCCGCTGTTGCGCCCGGAGGGGTGA
- a CDS encoding SDR family oxidoreductase, translated as MTIAPVALITGAGSGIGRATAIRLASHGWRLALVGRREEALQETIRLAASSAPGDLDFMLIPVDLSDVGAAEGVIDATLSQFKRLDALINNAGMGERVPIDATTPDLLDRTFALNTFAPAMLIAGAWKAWKRQRPLRGAPSPCVVNVSSMSTIDPFPGLMVYGGSKAALESFTRSIMNERGATGVRAFSIAPGAVETPLLRRVFSRKEAPPSIALEPDDVAVEIVACVLGDRPRSEGRVTMLVKGRPRRVV; from the coding sequence ATGACCATCGCGCCCGTGGCGCTGATTACCGGGGCCGGCTCAGGCATTGGTCGGGCCACGGCGATCCGGCTCGCCTCGCACGGCTGGCGGCTGGCGCTGGTCGGACGGCGCGAGGAGGCGCTTCAGGAGACGATCCGGCTCGCGGCATCAAGCGCCCCCGGCGATCTTGACTTCATGTTGATCCCGGTTGATCTGTCCGACGTGGGAGCGGCGGAGGGCGTCATCGACGCCACGCTCTCGCAATTCAAGCGGCTCGACGCGCTGATCAACAACGCGGGCATGGGCGAGCGCGTGCCGATCGACGCCACCACGCCCGATCTGCTGGACCGCACCTTCGCGCTCAACACCTTCGCCCCGGCCATGCTGATCGCCGGCGCGTGGAAGGCGTGGAAGCGCCAGCGGCCGCTTCGAGGCGCCCCGTCGCCCTGCGTGGTCAACGTCTCCTCGATGTCCACCATCGACCCGTTTCCCGGCCTGATGGTGTACGGCGGCAGCAAGGCCGCGCTGGAGAGTTTCACGCGCTCGATCATGAACGAACGCGGTGCGACGGGCGTGCGGGCGTTCTCGATCGCGCCGGGGGCGGTGGAGACGCCGCTGCTGCGTCGCGTGTTCTCCAGGAAGGAGGCGCCTCCCTCGATCGCCCTCGAACCCGACGACGTGGCCGTTGAGATCGTGGCCTGCGTGCTGGGCGACCGGCCCCGATCCGAGGGGCGCGTCACCATGCTGGTGAAGGGCAGGCCCAGGCGCGTGGTGTAG